The following proteins come from a genomic window of Trifolium pratense cultivar HEN17-A07 linkage group LG4, ARS_RC_1.1, whole genome shotgun sequence:
- the LOC123923581 gene encoding stress-response A/B barrel domain-containing protein At5g22580-like produces MGTYNHYVIVKFKDGVEVEELIQDLEKMISGIEHVKSFEWGKDIESHEMLRQGFTHAFLMTFNGKEDLSAFQVHPKHTEFSKIFSPALENIVVLDFPSNIVKAPA; encoded by the exons ATGGGGACTTACAATCACTATGTAATTGTTAAGTTCAAGGATGGTGTGGAAGTTGAAGAACTTATCCAAGACTTGGAGAAGATGATTTCTGGGATTGAGCATGTCAAGTCCTTTGAATG GGGAAAAGACATTGAAAGCCATGAAATGCTAAGACAAGGTTTCACTCATGCATTCTTGATGACATTCAATGGGAAAGAGGATTTGAGTGCATTTCAAGTTCATCCAAAACATACTGAATTCTCCAAGATTTTTTCACCTGCTCTTGAGAATATTGTGGTGCTGGATTTCCCATCTAACATTGTCAAAGCACCAGCATGA
- the LOC123923574 gene encoding tRNA dimethylallyltransferase 2-like yields MTTENTVTENPSHEQRPKVVVITGPTGSGKSKLAVDLASHFPIEVINADSMQVYSGLDILTNKLPFSEQNGVPHHLLGTVNPNFEFTAKAFRDSAIPIIDDILSRNNLPVIVGGTNYYIQALVSSFLLDDSTDDLNESYLGDSPGITGYDNDVCSENDSSSNSYDFLKDIDPVAANRIHPNNHRKINQYISLYSRTGVLPSKVFQGQAAEKWGQADDLRYDCCFISVDASLPVLDRYVEQRVDDMMDAGLLNEVYDIYSMNADYTRGLRQAIGVREFEDLLRTSVFKNINQKEVELIDRSNLENSEPLFHGNLLVWLRSSSDTKSTTLLEEAIEKVKVNTRRLVRRQKRMLTRLQTLFGWDIHYVDSTESILSRSNDVWNSQVVESATKIVSSFLSENRSLSSSNGNRTKIIQRDLWTQYTCKACNDRVLRGLHEWEQHIRGRGHRKRISSLKSKAKGLSFVEHTHESSENRA; encoded by the exons ATGACGACGGAGAACACCGTAACTGAAAACCCTAGCCATGAACAACGACCAAAAGTGGTGGTTATAACAGGCCCAACCGGTTCCGGAAAATCAAAGCTAGCCGTTGATTTGGCCTCACACTTTCCAATCGAAGTAATCAACGCCGATTCCATGCAAGTCTACAGTGGCCTCGATATTCTCACCAATAAACTCCCCTTCTCTGAACAAAACGGAGTGCCGCATCATCTATTGGGTACTGTAAACCCTAATTTTGAATTCACTGCCAAAGCTTTTCGTGATTCTGCTATCCCC ATCATTGATGACATATTGTCTAGGAACAACTTACCTGTTATTGTTGGTGGTACTAATTACTATATACAG GCTCTTGTGAGTTCGTTTCTGTTAGATGATTCAACAGATGATTTGAACGAAAGCTATTTGGGTGACTCACCTG GTATCACAGGGTATGATAATGATGTGTGTTCTGAAAATGACAGTTCAAGCAACAGTTATGATTTTCTTAAAGATATTGATCCAGTTGCAGCGAATAGAATCCATCCAAATAACCATAGAAAG ataaatcAATACATTAGTTTGTACTCTCGAACTGGTGTTCTTCCCAGCAAAGTTTTTCAAGGACAGGCAGCAGAG AAGTGGGGTCAAGCTGATGACTTAAGATATGATTGTTGTTTTATAAGTGTGGACGCATCTCTCCCGGTACTGGACAGATATGTAGAGCAGAGGGTAGATGATATGATGGATGCAGGGTTACTCAATGAAGTCTATGACATTTATAGTATGAATGCAGATTATACCAGAGGTTTGCGACAGGCCATTGGTGTCCGTGAATTTGAGGATCTTCTACGGACTAGTGTTTTCAAAAACATAAATCAGAAAGAGGTGGAATTAATTGACAGATCAAACTTAGAAAATAGCGAGCCATTGTTTCATGGCAATTTGCTGGTGTGGTTGAGATCTTCCTCTGATACTAAATCCACAACTCTTTTGGAAGAAGCAATTGAAAAAGTAAAGGTCAATACCAGGAGACTTGTCCGCCGTCAG AAGAGGATGCTCACTCGACTTCAAACATTGTTTGGTTGGGACATACACTATGTTGATTCCACAGAATCAATATTGA GCAGATCAAATGATGTATGGAATAGCCAAGTGGTTGAATCTGCCACGAAGATAGTGTCATCTTTCCTAAGTGAGAATCGTAGCTTGTCGTCGTCAAATGGCAATCGGACGAAAATAATCCAAAGGGACCTCTGGACTCAATACACATGCAAG GCCTGCAATGACCGGGTTCTGAGAGGGTTACATGAATGGGAACAACACATACGTGGGCGTGGGCACCGTAAACGTATTTCTAGTCTCAAGAGCAAGGCAAAAGGTCTTAGTTTTGTGGAACATACTCATGAATCTTCTGAGAATCGAGCATAG
- the LOC123923580 gene encoding uncharacterized protein LOC123923580 has protein sequence MNMKLLKKLHLLQFLLLFNLILGSSIHHHNHTKYYGNITTQPPFLTSNSSIPSIVRISVNIPNHVPEICKGCEKPNGSCGAGLNCLCHPKECKDKVISKVGSIKSTGNVFFSLLSLIGTIAFLMHA, from the exons ATGAACATGAAGCTACTCAAGAAACTCCATCTTCTTCAATTCTTACTCCTATTCAATCTCATATTAGGTTCTTCTATACACCATCATAATCATACAAAATACTATGGGAATATCACAACTCAACCACCTTTCTTGACTTCAAATTCTTCTATACCTTCTATAGTAAGGATATCTGTTAACATTCCAAATCATGTACCAGAGATTTGCAAAGGGTGTGAAAAGCCTAATGGTAGCTGTGGTGCTGGGTTGAATTGTTTGTGTCATCCAAAAGAGTGCA AAGACAAGGTTATTTCGAAGGTTGGATCCATAAAATCTACTGGAAATGTGTTTTTCTCTTTGCTTTCTTTAATCGGTACAATAGCCTTTCTCATGCATGCTTAA